Genomic window (Gemmatimonadota bacterium):
GCTTCGGAGCCGACTGCGACGTCGGCCTCGCCACGGAGCACGGCGGCGGTCGGCATCAAACGCAATTGCAGATCGTGCGCCAGGGTGAGCTCGTGCTCGAGCCGCTGCCGTTCGGTCTCGCTGGCTACCAGCCGGGCATTTTCGAGCGCTGCCCCGATTTGCGTCGCGACTGCGGCCACAAGTTTCGTTTCCGCACGGGTGAACGATCCCCCGCCGGCGCGATCGGCGAGGGCGAGAGTGCCGACCACGCGCGCTGGCTGCCCTGCGGCCGCATAGACAATCGGCACCGCGAGCACTTCCCCAGGCACCCACTGCGGCTGGACACCGGTTTCGATTCGACCACTGCGAAAGGCGCGTGAGACGACGGCATCGGGATCATCGACACGCACCGCTGCCGGGATGATTCCGTCTGCGCTGCCGATGGTCGCAACGATCGACAGCCGTGCCGTCGCTTCGTGGTGAATGCGAAGCCCCGCCCGTCGCGCCCCAACCACGGCCGTGACCTCGCGGAGGATCAGGGCGGCCACTTCGTCAACGGCACGCGCCCGGCCGAGCAATTCGCCGATGGTGTAGAGCAGGTCGATCTCTTCGTACCGCGCGGCAAGCTCGCCCGTGAGCGAGGTGGTCGTCTGGTCGGCATCGAGGAAGAGCTGCACGAGCGGAAGCAGGCGTGCGGCAAGATCGTCGCAGCGCGCGTCGGCGTCGGGAAGAATTTCGAGGAAGAGTCCGGGTGCGTCAGGGATGGCGTGCCACGCCGCCGCATCCTGGCCGACGCCACGTGGCGCACGCGGAGCTGTCGCGCCGGGCATCGAGCCGGCGACGAGTTGCCAGCGTTCGCCGTCGAGCCGCCAGAGTCGCAGCGTCGCCCCAGCGAGCGCCCCCAAAGGCGCCAGCGCGCCGCCGAGGTGACTCAGCAACGGGTGAGCGTCATCCAGATGGTGTTGCCTCGATCATTGAAGGCGACGTGATCGGCGAGGGAGCGAATCATGAAGAGCCCGCGTCCCCGCGTCGAATCGAGCACGGCATCGTGGGTCGGATCGGGGACAGCGGCAGGGTCGAAGCCCTCGCCCTCATCCGAGACGGCAATGATGATCCGATCTCGCTGGAATTCGATATCGACGGTCACCCGCCGGGCAGGATCATTGCGATTGCCGTTGACCATCGCATTGGCGACGGCTTCGGCCACAACGGTGCAGAGTCGGAACTGGGTGCGGGTCGAAACGCTCGCGACCGTCCGGCAGCAAGAGACGACTGCTTCCACAACGACGCCAACTTGCGACACGTCGGTCGGCAGCTCGACGCGGAAGCACTCGCGACCATCGGAGTCGCGGGAGGCGACACGGGCAGCGGTGACCATCGTCCGTTCAGAAGCCCGCGAGCGCCTCCGAGGCCGTCTCGGAGATGGTGAACAGCGTGTCGAGCTTGGTGAGTTCGAAGAGTGAACGGAGGTCTTCGTTCAGCCCGGCGAGTCGGAGATCACCACCGGCCTCCCGCACCTTCTTGCTGATCGACACCAGCGCGCCAAGCCCGGAGGAATCGATATACGCCGTGCCGGAGAAATCGAGCAGGAACTTGCGTTGACCCTGATCGATGGCATCCTGCATCAACTGCTTGAGGTCCTGCCGGTTTGCCACGATCAGCTGCCCTTCGACCGCCACGACGGTCACTCCGCCAGCATCTCGATTTGCTGAAAACGCCATCGCCGTACTCCTCGGTTCAGTGCTGTCGGGCGGCCGCTTGCAGCGCCACCATCGCGATCACATCCACAATATCGTCCGGCGAGGCCCCGCGCGACAGGTCGGACATCGGCTGCGCGAGTCCCTGGAGGAGGGGTCCTGCCGCACTCGCACCCGCCAGCCGCTCGGTCAGCTTGTAGGCAATGTTGGCCGCATCGAGCGAGGGGAAGACCAGCACATTGGCCTGGCCCCTGACCGGCGAGTCGGGACATTTCCGCTGGGCCACCTCGGGGACAATGGCTGCGTCGAGCTGCAGTTCCCCGTCGGCCACGACCTCCGGCGCCATGGTGCGGAAGCGAGCGAGCGCCTGCTGCATTCGTTCGGGATCGGCCCCACCGGCGCTTCCCCGCGTGCTGTAGGACAGGAAAGCCACCACCGGCGTGTCGCCTACAAGCGCCCGACGATCAGCGGCTGCGGCCATGGCGGCATCGGCGAGCTGGTCCGCTGTCGGCATCGGCAGGACGGCGATATCGGTGTAGGTCAGCACCCGACCATCGGGGAGGCCGTGGTACATCGCCGAGGTGACCGTGCCGAGCCCCGGTCGCAAGCCGATACACCAAAGCGCTGCGCGCACGACGTCTGCCGTCGTGGATACTGCGCCAGCGACGCACCCTTCGGCCTCACCGAGCGCCACAAGCGCCGCGGCGAAGCGGAGGGGATCGTGAGCCAGCTCGCGGGCGTGGGCGGGATCTCGGACCGCCTTGGGACGACGCGCCAGAAGGTGGGAGGCGACTCGCGAAAACGCCGGATGATCGGTGGCCTTCCAGCCCGTGCTTCCAAGCAGCTCCGGTTTCCCGAGACCAAGGCGCTGCATCTCGGCAGCGGCAGCCACAATTCGCGGATCATCGCCTTCGGGCAGGACGATCCTGGCACGAGTTCCCGCGGCGCGCGACCGGAGTCGCTCGCTGAAGTTCACGTACCGAACCGCTGCTTCAGCGCGGCCGCGACGGCAGGATGGACGAGGCCGTCGAGGTTGCCGCCGAACCGGGCCGCCTCTCGTACCAGAGAGGATGACAGATACGTGAGGTCCACCGCCGGGACGAGGAAGACTGTCTCGAGCTCGGGGTTCAATCGGCGATTCATCAGCGCCATCTGGAACTCGTATTCGAAATCGCTCACGGCGCGCAATCCGCGCACCGCCATGGTGGCCCCGCGATCACGGGCAAAGTCGGCCAGCAAGCCGGAGAAGGAGGCCAGCTCGACGCGCGGTTCATCCCCGACGGCGACCTCGAGCAGGCGCAGGCGTTCGTCCACATCGAACAGCGGCTGCTTGTTGGGGTTGATCGCGACCGCCACAATGAGCGTGTCGGCGAGCCCGATCGCGCGACGGATGAGATCCTCGTGGCCACGCGTCGGCGGATCGAACGAGCCGGGATAGATGGCGATGCGAGTCATGGGGCCCGGAAGAAAGTGACGGCGACATCACCCCAGCGACGAGTCTCGCCGCCAGGAATGGTCACCTTGGACGAATGTTCCACGGCCAGGACTGGTGCGAAGGCGAGCTGCTGCCAGCGGGCCACCAGTTGCTCCGCAAATGTCTCCGCAAACGGCGGATCGGCAAGTGCCACATCGAAGGCGCCTGCCTCGAGGCCCGCCGCAAACCGGATCGCGTCATGCCGCAACACGGTGCACTGGGCCTCGGCGTTGAGCCCCGCAACATTTGCCTTCAGCGCGTTGAGCGATGGCGTATTGAGCTCGACGAATGTGGCGTGGTCGGCGCCGCGCGAGAGTGCTTCCAGTCCGAGCGCGCCGCTGCCGGCGAAGAGGTCAACGACCCGCGCACCATGGAGTTCGGGGCCGAGGATGTTGAGCCACGCCTCGCGCACGCGCTCAGCGGTCGGGCGCACGCGCGCGTCGCGCGGTGTCGTGAGGCGCCGGCCACCCCAGGTCCCGCTCACGATGCGTGTCACGCGGCCCCCGGTGGGGTCAACGCCACGACCCGGGCCTGCAGTGAAGAACGACCCTGGAACTCGTTCCGCTCGAGTCGGAACGCCACATCGACCATGCCATCACCAAGCCATGCGACGCGATCGGCCCAGTTGAACGCGATGGCATCGAGATCGCGACTCCCGCTGTGGAGCACACACTTGAGATGGTTGCTGCCGACTGTCCGCGCCCCTTGCAACCGAACCTGTCGCGCACCATAAACCGGCGATGGATTTCCCATCCCGCACGGCTCGAGGTAGCGACCAAGGCGTTCCAGGTCGTCGGTGACATCGTCAAGCGAGAGTTCGAGATCGACCCGCTGACTCGAGCCGAGGTCGGCGTGCGTCAACTGCGAACGTGCGATGTCGTTGAAGCGCGTGCGAAAGTGCCCGACCTGATCGTGGCGAATCGTGAGTCCGGCCGCCATCCGATGGCCCCCAAAGCGTTCCAGCAGATCGCCACAGGCGGTGAGGGCAGTGTGCAGGTCGAACGCGTCGATACTGCGCCCGCTCCCCTTCCCCATCTCCCCGTCGAGGCCGATCAGGAATGCCGGGCGGCCGAAGCGTTCGACCACGCGCGAGGCCACGATGCCGATGACACCGGCGTGCCATCCTCGGGCGGCGAGAACGAGTCCGACATGCTCCTCGGGATCGGCGTACTCGCGCTCGATCATCACGAGTGCCTCGTCGAGAATCCGCTGGTCCATTGCCTGGCGTTCGCGATTGAGCTCTTCAAGTCGACCGGCAAGCTGCGTCGCCTCACGCTCATCATCGGTCAGCAGGAGCCGCAGCCCATCCTTCGCATCGGCGATCCGCCCAACCGCATTCAACCGCGGGGCCAGAATGAAGCCAACCTGCCCGGCACGGAGCTCCATTCCTGTCAGCTTTGCCGTCTGGAGCAGCGCGCGCCAACCGGGCCAGCGCGATTCGGCGAGCACGCGGAGCCCGTGCTTCACCAGAATCCGGTTCTCGCCCGAGAGCGGTACCACGTCGGCAACCGTCGCGACCGCGACATAGTCGAGCAGGTGCATCGGCAGTCCCGCCGGCAAGCCGAGTGGCTCGACGAGGGCCTGGACCAGCTTGAAGGCGATTCCGGTGCCGCACATCATCTCGAGTCCGGAAGTATCGCCCGGTTGCTGCGGATCGATGACCGCATCGGCTGCAGGTAGCACGGCACCCGGCAGGTGATGGTCGGTCACCACGACACGAAGCCCGGCCGCCTTCGCCGCCGCGACGGCCTCGACCGCCGTGATACCACAATCGCAGGTGACGATGAGTCCAGCGCCAACGCGCTGCGCCTCGCGAAGTCCTGCGGCGCCGAAATCGTAGCCATCGGTGAGGCGATGCGGCACGAACGGGTGGACGATGGCGTCGCCCGCACGCAATGCCCGTGTCAGCAACGCAGCGGCGCACTGACCGTCGACGTCATAGTCGCCATGGACCAGGATCGGGACGTTGGCACGCACCGCCGTGGAGATGACTTCCACTGCGGCGGACATTCCGGTGAGGCGATAGGGATCAGCCAGGGAGTCGAGCGGTGGGCGGAGGAACGATCGCGCGATGTCTATGCCACCAAGGCCTCGCTGCACCAGCAGCGCTGCGAGCGGCATCGGCAGGGAGAGCGCGGTGGCAAGCGTTCGCGCAGCCTCCCCGTCGGGGGCCGGCGCGAGGCGCCAGCGCGGCGCCATGGTCAGACCGTGACCTCGGCGAGATACACGATCGCGCCGCACATTTCACAACCGTCGAGCAGCAACCCCTCGGCCTGCAGCCGGCCGATCCGCGACCGCGGAATCGCGGTGAAGCACGCGGTGCAGGTCGCATGTCCCTGCGGATTCCCGGCCGGGACGAGAATTTCGGTGGTGCGTGATCCACGGAGACGGTCGTAGCGAATGCGCAGCGGCCGATCGAGCTGGCTCGCGGATGCTTCGCGTTCGGCCTTCGCTTCGGCAAGCTCACCGGCGAGCGCCGACATCCGCTCGTCGAGAACCGCACGGGCCGCCAGCTGTTCCGCCTCGAGCGTTGCCAGGCGCTCATGCGCGCCCTTCACCGCGCCAGCGCGCGTCGAGGCATCTTCCGACAACCGGAGCCACTCCCCCTCTTCCTGCGTCAGGATCGAACGCCCGAGTTCGACGTCGGCCATCAGCTGGGCCGCAACGCGCGGGTTCCGTTCCTGCTCGAGTCGCTGACGTCGCGCTTCGTGCTTCGCCCGCTGTGCCTCGAGCTTGCCACCGACATCGTCGCGGCGACGCGCGATATCGTCGGCGGTGCGCGTCGCCGACGCGATCTCCGAGCGGACACGGTCGAGCACGACATCGAGCGCAGCACGCTCCGCCGCGATCTCACTCACGCGTTCGTTGATCTCGGCGAGACGGCGGTCCTTGATCTGGACGTCGAGCAACTTGGGAAGATCCGGATGCATCGGTGTTACTCCTCGGGTGGCATAGCACCGGGGCCGCTGCGCGACCTCGGGGTAGTGGCAAGATACAACCTAAACCGCGCCTGACCTTCCTTGCTGAGCGCCTGCCAGCGCCGGCGACGCTCGACCGGATCCACCTCTGACGCGATATCAGGGAAGTGGTGAATTTCCTCCAGCGCCTCGAGCGCGCCAACATACTCCCGATCGACATCGTACCCTTCCGGGGCACCGCCCGCCGCGGTGAGTCGCTCCCAGGCGTCCCGGGCCCGCTCATCGAGCACCGGAAGCGCGTCCCCGATCGGGGCATCGTCGGGCAACGCGGCGAGTGCGCCGTAAATCCGCCGGAATGCCGCCACGGTGAACCGGTCGGTGGGAATCTCCTCACGAGCCCGGGCGAGCCATTCCGGTCGGAGCAGCAGCAGCCGGAGCAGTTTGCGCTCGATTTCAGCGCCGGGGGGCCTGGGGCCACGGTCCACCACGGGGCGCTCAGCCGGTCGTGACGGAGCGCTGGGCGCGTCCACCACGGGACGCGGCGTCTCATAATGGGGCTTGCTGGCGACATCGGTCGCTACAACCTCGCGGGGAATTCCAAGCCGTTCAGCTACCCGGCTGATATAGAGCTCCCGGGTGACCGGATCGGCCGCTGCCCGCAACGTCGGCAGGAGCCGATCGAGCGCTTCTCGCGCGCGTCGTACGTCGCTGAACCATCCCTTGAGTTCAAGGAGGTGCAGCTTCCGCTCGAGCAGGTCCACGGCGTCCTGCAGGATCGGTTCGAGGGCGCCGGCGCCGCCGCGCTGGACCACGGTGTCAGGGTCATCCCCAGACGGCATGGTGGCGACCCGGACCCGCACGTTGTGCGCGATCAGGACATCGCCCGCCCGGAACGTGGCCTTGAGCCCGGGGCCGTCGCTGTCATAGAGGAGGATCACCTCTTCACTGTAGCGCTTGAGCAGAGTGGCCTGCGCCTCGGTCAGCGCCGTACCGAGGGGAGCGACGACGTTATCAATGCCCGCCAGTGCGAGCCGCAGCACATCGAAGTACCCTTCGACGACCACCGCAAAGCCAGCCTTCCTGATCGCGTGCTTCGCGAGATGGATGTGATAGAGCTGTTCGCCCTTGTGGAAGATCGGCGTCTCCGGGGAGTTGAGATACTTCGGCTCCCCTGCCCCGAGAATCCGACCGCCGAACGCAACGGTGCGACCACGCAAATCGTGGATCGGAAAAATCAACCTTCCGCGGAACCGCGAGTAGAAGGTGCCGTCGTCGCGGCGCATCACCAGCGCCGCCTCGAGCATCGCTTCATCGCGGATCCCGAGCTGCTTCATCGCTGCAAAGAGTTCATTGCCGCGCGGTGCATAGCCGAGCCCGAGTTCCGCGGCCGCATCGAGTGAGAACTGACGCTCGAGCAGATAGCGCCGGGCGGTCTCCGCTTCGGGGTTGTCGCGCAGCTGGGCGGCGAACCAGCCCTGCGCCGCGTCCGCCGCCTGATAAAGCGGCTCGCGCGGGTCCGGGCCGATCCGCTCGGTCGCCTCGGGAATCACGATCCCGTACCGCCGCGCGACTTCGCGCACCGCGGTGGGATAGTCCATCCCGAACCGCTCGCGATACCAGGTGAACACATCACCTGCCGCGTGGCAGACGAAGCAGTAATAGAGATTCTTCTTCGGAATGACCGCGAAGTTGCGGCCGGTGCCGTTGTGGAAGGGACAAGGACCACGATAGTCGCTTCCCTGCCGCTTCAGCTGGACGGATTCCTGCACAATCTCCAGCAGATCAGCCGTGTCGCGGACGCGCTCGATCAGCTCATCGGGAATGCGTGCCATTACTTGAACACCGCGATCGTCACGCCGGTGCCACCCTGCTGCCGTGGGGCGAACTCGAACGACGCGACCCGCCGGTCGCCCTTCAGCAGACGCTGGACAACATCACGGAGCACGCCGGTTCCCATGCCGTGAATGATACGAAGGTGCGGCTGCTCGGCGAGCGTTGCCCCGTCGATGGCCGCATGGACCATTGACTCCGCCTCGTCGGCGCGCATCCCGAGCAGGTTGATCTCGTAGGCCGCCTCCCGCGCGGGGTCATCGCCCGACGTTCGCTCCGGCTTCGGCGCAGCCGTGCGCCCGGTCTTGGCCAGGAGCACCAGCGACTTCGCGGCAACGACGAGGCGCATCGTTCCGACCATCACCACGGCCTTGCCATCGCTCCTCAGCTCCGCGACCTCTCCCACCGATCCGGTAGTCAGGCGCACACGCGCGCCCACGGCGAGGCGCTCCCCTGCGCCAGCCGGCAACGCATCCGGTTCATCGAGTCGCCGCGTCTCCTCGCGCACGCCTTCCTCAAGGATGCGTCGCGCCTCGCGCGCCGCTGCCTCGTCGGCCGCACCCTTCGCGAGCGCCAGCGCCTCCTCGACTCGCTTGCGCGCTTCGAGCAGGTACGCCTTCGCCTGTCGCGCACGATCGCGCTCGGCCTCCTTCTCCTGCCGTCGCAATTCATTCTCGCGTGCCTGCTGCGATGACTCGGTAACGCCAGCGACCGCCTCACGCCGATCGACTTCGATTGCTCGTTCCACGAGGGCACTTTCTTCGCGGGTCAGTGCCTGCTCGCGTGCCTCGACCGTCGCAAGGAGCCGATCGAGTTCTCGTTCCGCCTCAGGGACAAGTGCCTCGGCCTGGGCGAGCACCGCGGCATCCACGCCGAGACGACGCGCAATCGCCAGTCCGTAGGATCGTCCAGGAATTCCCTTGGTGAACCGGTACGTCGGCGACAGCGTCGTGGCATCGAAGTGGAGCGAGCCGTTGACCACGCCCGGCACACGCATCGCCAGCGACTTGAGCGTACCGAGGTGCGTGGTGGCCAGGGTCAGCGTGCCGCGCCGCGTGAGCGTTTCGAGCACGGCCATCGCAAGTGCGCCACCTTCCGCGGGGTCAGTCCCCGATCCCACCTCGTCGAGCACCACCAGCGTGGCATCGTCGGCAGCATCGAGGATGCGACGGAGCTCGGCCACATGGGCCGAAAAGGTGGAGAGATCGGCTGCGAGCGATTGATGGTCGCCGATGTCGACGAAGATCTGGCGCACGACGGGAAGCACGCTCGCGGCGCCAAGCGGCGGCACGATGCCGCTCTGGGCGAGCGCGAGCATCAGGCCGGTCGCCTTGAGCAGCACCGTCTTGCCCCCGGTGTTCGGCCCCGAGATGAGCAGGGTGCGCTCACCCGGATCGAGGACCAGGTCGAAGGGCACCACGGCGATGCCGCGCGCGAGAAGCAGCGGGTGTCGCGCGTTGCGCAGGGCGAGCGTGCCCCCGGCAGGCGCGATCACCGGCACTTCGCCCTCGGTCTCGAACGCCCATCGCGCCCTGGCCACGATGGTGTCGACCTCGACGGCCACATGGTGCAGTGCCTTGATCGTCTCGCGACTCGGCCGCAGTGACTCGGTGAGTTCCCGCAGCACTTTCAGGGTCTCGCGCTCCTCGGCGATTACCGCAGCGCGCACGGCGTTCCCCAGTTCGATCGCGGCGCTCGGCTCGATGAAGAGTGTCCCGGCACTTCCGGATTCATCATGGATGATTCCTTCGGGGCGCGATCGCGCGTCACGACGCACCGGAATCACATACCGGCCGCCGCGCATGGTGACCGTTGCTCCGCCCGGCACCGCCGCGCCATCGAGGTCGCGCAGGAGCGTCTCGAGTCGGCGCACGAGGCGCTCGCGGGCCGCGTGCACCTCACGGCGCGCTGCGGCCAGCGCCGGCGAGGCACTGTCGAGCAGTTCGCCGTCGTCACCGATCGAGCGATCCAGCAGTCGTTCGACTGAACGATCCACAGGAGGCACCCGCAACATCGCCAGTCGCGGGCAGGCGTCTGCGACACGCTCGAGTTCGTTCGCGATGGCCCGGCCGGCGGCAAGTGTGAGCTTCACATCGGCGAGTTCGCCCAGCTCGAGGACACTGCCGTCCACACGCAGCCGGCCGAGCGCACCACGCAGCTGCGGCACGGGAGCGACGGCGATCGACTCACCGCGCCGCAGGAGCGCCAGCAATTCTCCTACATAGGCGAGTTCGAAACGGATCCAGTCGGCATCCGTGCTGGGACGTCGCGCGCGAATCGCTTCCGCGCCCAACGGACCAGCCGAATATTCCGCCACGACCTCGAGCGCGACTTCGAACTCGAGCGAGTCAAGCGCATCAGCGGAGTGGGCAGGGTCCAATGGCGACGGGGTGCCGTCCTCGACAAAGGACCGCACCCCGTGCGTGGCCAACGATGGAGCGGTCATCCCTGCTGCAGTGCCTCTCGAGCAATCTGGTTGATCACCTTGCCGTCCGCCTTCCCCTTGAAGCGGGTCATGAGGGCCGCCATCACCTTGCCCAGATCGGCCGCGCCCGCAGCAATCGCTTCGCGTGCGGCAGCCCGGATCTCTTCGGGATCGGCCTCGGCAGGCAGGTAGGCGCGGAGGACGCCGATTTCGTATTCCTCCTTGCCGACAAGATCGAGTCGCGCCGCCTTGGTGAACTGCTCCACCGAGTCGAGGCGCTGCTTGATCTGCTTGCGGAGGATGTCGGCGATCTCATCGTCGGTCGGCTCTCGGCCGAGTTCGATCTCGCGGTTCTTGAACGACGAAAGGACCGTCCCCAGTACCAGGGTCCGGTCCTTGTCTGACGCCTTCCGCGCACCGACCTGATCGGCGCGCAGACGGGCGGCAATCTCAGGCATGCGAAGGGCGACGACGCGTCTTGCGCTGCGCGGCGTTCATCTTGCGCTTCCGCTTCTCGCTGGGCTTCTCGTAGTGACGATGCTTGCGGAGATCCGACAGGATCCCGGCCTTCTCGCACTTCTTCTTGAAGCGCTTCAACGCGCGCTCGAAGCTTTCATCCTCGTGGATGACGACTTCCGACATTAAAAATCACCCCTCTCTAGCTCCGGTCAGGGAGCGGTTGGTGCATAGCAGGGGAAAGATTAACGGCCGGACGGGGCTGAGGCAACCTTCATCCAGGGGGCCAATGGAGCTGGCGGCCGCCCAGCAGGTGAAGATGAAGGTGCCCGACACTCTGCCCCCCGTCCCGGCCCGTGTTCATCACCAGGCGGTATCCACCTGCGGCGAGCCCGAGATCGGCGGCCACCTGGACCCCCAGGGACATCACCTCGCCCAAGGCCTCCTTCCCCCCCTCGCCCGTGGCGGTGGCCGCCGAGTCGAAATGGGTCAGCGGGATCACCAGGACGTGGACCGGGGCCTGCGGATTGAGGTCGCGGAACGCTAGCGCGTGGGCGCTCCGGCCGACGACCTGGGCGGGAATCTCCCCGGCTGCGATTCGGCAGAAGATGCAGTCACTCATCGCGTGAGCCTGGCGCGTTCGCGCTGTTGCAGGGTGAGGACGGCAGCAGCGGCCGTCGCCGTCTCGAAGCGAAGGATGTGCGGTCCGAACCAGACGCCGGTCGCGTCGAGTCGCTCGCGGAGCCAGGCCTCCTCGGCTGGCGTGAAACCACCCTCGGGGCCGATGACCCAGCCGACCGGCTCCTGCTCACGAAGCGGTGCCAATGGTGCGCCTGCCGGATCGCCGAAGAACCAGCGTACACCGCTGCCGGTGATACCAAGCTCGACGAGTGGCATCACGTCATCGAGCACCGGCAGCCACGGGTTCCCGGACTGCTTGCACGCTTCACGCGCGCGACGTCGTCCCTTCTCGACGCCGGCACCCCGCAGCCGACTCTCCACCTGTCGTGATCGCTCGGTCTCGACCGGGACAATCCGGGTGATGCCCAGTTCGCCGCACTGCTGCACCACCGAAAGGAAACGATCGCGGTCACCAGCGCCGAGTGCGACGACGAGGGTCGCCGGTTCGGGGAGATTCCGCAGCTCGGTCACCCTCGCGGACCAGCGCTTCCCATTACGCTCCAGAATTGCGGTCGCGACGCTCCCTTTTCCGTCGAGCAGTTCTACCGTTTCACCTTCGCGGCCACGGCGCACGTCGGCGTGGTGCGTTTCATCCTCGTCCAGTTCGAGGAGTGCCCCGACCAGCAGGACGCCCTGTTCGACAAAGAACCGCATCACGTCCGGCGCGCGGCGACGGCCCACCAGCCGGCGTCGCGAAGATCTTCGACGACCAAGAAGGCGTGGCGTTCGAGGACCGGGCGGAACAGCGACTCTTCGGCCTCTTCCATCCCGGAGAAGATCGCAAGTCCGCCGGGAACGAGCGCCTTCTCGATGCTGGGCATGAGAAGCGTGTTGACGGAGCGGAGAATGTTGCTGCAGACAATCTCGGCCGGCCCGGCCAGCACCCCGAGTTCGCCGGCATCTCCCACAAGAAAGGTGACCCGATCCGCCACGCCGTTTCTGCCGGCGTTCGCTTCAGCGATCGGAAACGCCTCGTCATCCACTTCGATACCGATCGCCGAGACGGCGCCAAGCTTGGCAGCAGCAATCGCCAGGATACCCGAACCACTGCCGAAATCGAGCACGCGTTGGCCTGGCACGAGATGCCGCTGGAGCAGCTCGAGCGCGGCGCGCGTCGAGCCATGCTCACCACTGCCGAAGGCCGACTCGGGATCAAGCGTAAGGACCACCTGATCGCCTGATGGCGTGACCGGTAACCATGATGGCGTCAGGGC
Coding sequences:
- a CDS encoding HIT domain-containing protein → MSDCIFCRIAAGEIPAQVVGRSAHALAFRDLNPQAPVHVLVIPLTHFDSAATATGEGGKEALGEVMSLGVQVAADLGLAAGGYRLVMNTGRDGGQSVGHLHLHLLGGRQLHWPPG
- a CDS encoding 50S ribosomal protein L11 methyltransferase, with the translated sequence MTHQWWRIAITCRDADTDAVAAALVAATGQGVEEPDAGSLLTVATSEADAKRIVAELSLIFADVEGAVTPLDPVDWSVRWRDGIITRNFGRLALTPSWLPVTPSGDQVVLTLDPESAFGSGEHGSTRAALELLQRHLVPGQRVLDFGSGSGILAIAAAKLGAVSAIGIEVDDEAFPIAEANAGRNGVADRVTFLVGDAGELGVLAGPAEIVCSNILRSVNTLLMPSIEKALVPGGLAIFSGMEEAEESLFRPVLERHAFLVVEDLRDAGWWAVAARRT
- a CDS encoding RsmE family RNA methyltransferase, whose amino-acid sequence is MGRRRAPDVMRFFVEQGVLLVGALLELDEDETHHADVRRGREGETVELLDGKGSVATAILERNGKRWSARVTELRNLPEPATLVVALGAGDRDRFLSVVQQCGELGITRIVPVETERSRQVESRLRGAGVEKGRRRAREACKQSGNPWLPVLDDVMPLVELGITGSGVRWFFGDPAGAPLAPLREQEPVGWVIGPEGGFTPAEEAWLRERLDATGVWFGPHILRFETATAAAAVLTLQQRERARLTR
- the rpsU gene encoding 30S ribosomal protein S21; amino-acid sequence: MSEVVIHEDESFERALKRFKKKCEKAGILSDLRKHRHYEKPSEKRKRKMNAAQRKTRRRPSHA
- a CDS encoding Smr/MutS family protein; the protein is MTAPSLATHGVRSFVEDGTPSPLDPAHSADALDSLEFEVALEVVAEYSAGPLGAEAIRARRPSTDADWIRFELAYVGELLALLRRGESIAVAPVPQLRGALGRLRVDGSVLELGELADVKLTLAAGRAIANELERVADACPRLAMLRVPPVDRSVERLLDRSIGDDGELLDSASPALAAARREVHAARERLVRRLETLLRDLDGAAVPGGATVTMRGGRYVIPVRRDARSRPEGIIHDESGSAGTLFIEPSAAIELGNAVRAAVIAEERETLKVLRELTESLRPSRETIKALHHVAVEVDTIVARARWAFETEGEVPVIAPAGGTLALRNARHPLLLARGIAVVPFDLVLDPGERTLLISGPNTGGKTVLLKATGLMLALAQSGIVPPLGAASVLPVVRQIFVDIGDHQSLAADLSTFSAHVAELRRILDAADDATLVVLDEVGSGTDPAEGGALAMAVLETLTRRGTLTLATTHLGTLKSLAMRVPGVVNGSLHFDATTLSPTYRFTKGIPGRSYGLAIARRLGVDAAVLAQAEALVPEAERELDRLLATVEAREQALTREESALVERAIEVDRREAVAGVTESSQQARENELRRQEKEAERDRARQAKAYLLEARKRVEEALALAKGAADEAAAREARRILEEGVREETRRLDEPDALPAGAGERLAVGARVRLTTGSVGEVAELRSDGKAVVMVGTMRLVVAAKSLVLLAKTGRTAAPKPERTSGDDPAREAAYEINLLGMRADEAESMVHAAIDGATLAEQPHLRIIHGMGTGVLRDVVQRLLKGDRRVASFEFAPRQQGGTGVTIAVFK
- a CDS encoding GatB/YqeY domain-containing protein, with amino-acid sequence MPEIAARLRADQVGARKASDKDRTLVLGTVLSSFKNREIELGREPTDDEIADILRKQIKQRLDSVEQFTKAARLDLVGKEEYEIGVLRAYLPAEADPEEIRAAAREAIAAGAADLGKVMAALMTRFKGKADGKVINQIAREALQQG